A genomic region of Thunnus maccoyii chromosome 13, fThuMac1.1, whole genome shotgun sequence contains the following coding sequences:
- the pdha1a gene encoding pyruvate dehydrogenase E1 subunit alpha 1a, protein MLTNISNVLRACAQRNVGAVVVSARTYADFTTQATFEIKKCDVHKLDEVPATEVVMTREEGLYYYRTMQTMRRMELKADQLYKQKIIRGFCHLYDGQEACAVGIEASINLSDHLITAYRSHGYTYTRGGTVKEIMAELTGRRGGIAKGKGGSMHMYCKNFYGGNGIVGAQVPLGAGVALACKYFGNNQLCVCLYGDGAANQGQIFETYNMAALWKLPVIFICENNRYGMGTSVERAAASTDYYKRGDFIPGLRVDGMDVLCVREATRVAAEHCRAGKGPVLMELQTYRYHGHSMSDPGVSYRTREEIQEVRSKSDPISMLKDRMLSNNMASVEELKEIDVEVRKEIEDASQFATTDPEPPLEDLCNHLFSNNPPVEVRGTSPWAKLKSVS, encoded by the exons ATGCTGACCAATATCTCTAACGTGCTGAGAGCTTGCGCTCAGAGGAAT GTGGGTGCAGTGGTCGTGTCAGCGCGTACGTACGCTGACTTTACAACCCAGGCTACCTTTGAAATAAAG AAATGTGACGTCCACAAGTTGGATGAGGTCCCGGCCACTGAGGTGGTTATGACTCGTGAGGAGGGTCTGTATTACTACCGCACCATGCAGACCATGAGGCGTATGGAGTTGAAGGCAGATCAGCTGTACAAGCAGAAGATCATCAGAGGATTCTGCCACTTGTATGATGGCCAG GAGGCCTGTGCAGTCGGTATTGAAGCTTCAATCAATCTGTCAGACCACCTGATCACTGCATACCGCTCCCACGGCTACACCTACACCAGAGGAGGGACTGTGAAGGAGATCATGGCCGAGCTCACAG GGAGAAGAGGTGGTATTGCGAAGGGCAAAGGAGGCTCTAtgcacatgtactgtaaaaacTTCTACGGAGGAAATGGAATTGTCGGAGCTCAG GTTCCCTTGGGTGCTGGTGTAGCTCTGGCCTGCAAGTATTTTGGCAACAAccaactgtgtgtctgtctctatgGTGACGGTGCCGCCAACCAG GGTCAAATCTTTGAAACCTACAATATGGCAGCACTCTGGAAGCTGCCCGTCATCTTCATCTGTGAGAACAACAGGTATGGCATGGGCACATCAGTGGAGCGAGCTGCAGCCAGCACAGACTACTACAAGAGAGGAGACTTCATTCCTGGTCTCAGG GTGGATGGGATGGATGTTCTGTGTGTTCGGGAAGCAACCAGGGTTGCAGCTGAGCACTGCCGAGCTGGGAAG GGTCCTGTTCTCATGGAACTTCAGACCTACCGCTATCATGGACACAGTATGAGTGATCCTGGTGTCAG CTACCGCACACGTGAGGAGATCCAGGAGGTCCGTAGTAAGAGTGATCCCATCTCCATGCTGAAGGACCGCATGCTCAGCAACAACATGGCCAGCGTGGAGGAGCTCAAG GAGATTGATGTTGAGGTGAGGAAGGAAATTGAAGACGCTTCTCAGTTTGCCACCACAGATCCTGAACCCCCACTGGAAGACCTGTGCAACCACCTCTTTTCCAACAATCCACCGGTGGAGGTGCGGGGCACGAGCCCGTGGGCCAAGCTGAAGTCTGTTAGCTAA